The Prunus dulcis chromosome 3, ALMONDv2, whole genome shotgun sequence genome segment gttcatcattctcttatgccaaagaaatatgtggtgcaccacaatttgcaataatacctcaaaggttgtccatttaactgttggaactttaggttctcaacactgttagattttgaacttcaggccaaaatcacatattctcatggtatgggcattcaatccccttagattttgaacttcgggccaaaatcacatattctcatggtatggacatttttacaattttttgtacatatttctggacttcaagcccttacataattgtccatattttgaggaacttctggcatctcatttaattgctcatccatgagtttaaggaactgcaggttcccttttgtatagtgacggtttacccaaaatggttaatatttatgtataggtcactattcatatatccggtactattcatcaagtcatgaatacatatctattcatgtgtacagtacatttgccaaTACAGTTATTatccatgtgtacggcactatgaaccaatacggtactgttacatcattaaggaaccccaggtccttatttacatgtcagggatcaaggaccctcaagtccaatcacatgtttacaaatatagtaccggagagacggccagctctcatattaatatcatcatcaaggatcttcaagtcctgatgtaattgtatgatgaggattaagggacttctggtcctgatctgcataatgtaaaaactcatcatacagcacaattaatccataaaataaattgctgataaataaattactggtatggacgataaactcgcaccatactttaaataaatgtaaatgtgctgtaaaataaattcataaattaaattgcttgctgtatggacgttaatcccgcaccataccttaaataaaattaaatgtgcggtaaagtaaattcataaattaaattgcttgctatATGGACGTTAATCTCGCACCAtaacttaaataaaattaaatgtgcggtaaagtaaattcataaactatgagggttaattccacatcatactttaagtaaaagtaaatttgcgataaagtaaacgtacttgtatgggcactaattctgcctCNaaattaaatgtgcggtaaagtaaattcataaattaaattgcttgttgtatggacgttaatcccgcaccataccttaaataaaattaaatgtgcggtaaagtaaattcataaagtatgagggttaattccacatcatactttaagtaaaagtaaatttgcgataaaataaacgtgcttgtatgggcactaattctgccccatacatttaaataaaagtaaaggcgtggacgataaacccgcaccacccttttaaatagatattgttgtatgggtaataaacctacaccatacagtaaataaaataaatgtgggaataaaaaccaccactaaaaatataagagGTGAAACcgttcatttttattaattagtaattgGAAAGCAAATAAATATAGTGTATTATATTACCATAAActtttcatattaatattatatatcatgGGCTGTCAACCTGAatatcccttctctcttttttcgtGGGTTCCTCTCAATACTAGAGGAAATGAAAAGTAGAGACAAACCTTAGTGCTAGTTTGCATTCACGTTTGTCTGCTTCCTTGAGTGATAATTTCACGAACAAAGTGGACGAACCTGCACAAGCTCCTCCTGCACACCTTTACTtgcaagaaattttttttttttttttgatagaTTCCTCTCAAAACCATGATGAAATAATATAATCTTATTATACTAATATACTAGCTATATagcatattatataaaatatgcaAAAAGTGATGGATATCAAGCTTGCTACTGCCTTTCCATCTACAGAGCAAGTTAAATAGTGTAGGATAATACTAAAGTAATTGAAAGATAAGGAAGCAAAggacttattattttttcagtgGGTTCTCTATTCTTTCGGTGGGTTCTATCAATACCAAAGTGCAGAACACTATCTCTTCCCTCTTCTGTGGCTGCTCTGCTTCCACCTGGTTTGAGTTGCTTCTCTTCACCTTTGCTTGCTTCTTTGCCCATAAACCCTTCATCACCTCTTGAGTGGTGTTGAGCTTGTAAACTTGGCCAAGAAGAAGAGCATTAGTTGACTGGTCTTATATGCATTGATCCAACGTCGCCATCTCTATCCTCAAACTCTACCAGAAGTGATAGTCAAAATTTGTTGAACCTTCATTTACATGGAAGGCCACCTGCCTCCCAAGATATTTACATGGCGTAAaggggttttattattttatcactATTTTTGTTAGGATTGGAGGGGCACAAGGTGGTGGAGATGAGCAGATCAACATAGTGGCTAGGATTGGTCTTCGTGATCTCACTTGCACTCAcagaccaaattttttttttttttctttctttctttcccacTTAGACGTTGATAACCAAAATTGCTGCATCAACTGCTTGACAATTTTCTAttatctccctctctctctctaacacGGAGACATACAAGGAAAGCTGAAGAAATGGCAAGAGAGGGAGGAAGGTAGGGGAAAGAATCTGGGTTTCNNNNNNNNNNTTCAATGCATAGGCTGCTCCAACGTGGCCCTTCCCAAgttctgcttcttttttttctttttttttttctacacccatgttttcttttggctgGCACCATTCTCTCCCTTTAACCCAGCAACACCCACGAAGCGCTCAGCCACtttctttccccttttttttagtGGCTGTTTTcctgctttaatttttttctgtcTGTTGTGATTGTGTGCCCAACAAGAGGATCAtctaagagagagagggagagaggctGTGACAGAAAAACATGGcctctattttcttttccccttttttttttttacagatctccatttttttctctgcctattcttttcttcatgacTAACATCCTTTGCATTTTTTTGATGTAGTTTGctcagagagaaaaataaaggccTTCTTAAGCAGAGATGGAGAGGAGGGGTGAGAGAGCCCAAGAGGTAATTCACGCTCTCTTTTTTCTGTACATTTTTTGAATTAACCCTCCAAACaccatttccatttcaaaggatttcCTTTTGCTCGGCAGAGCTTTGTTAAATAGGAATCCTCTCATGGATTTGTTGTTCATGATttaagggttgccacccattatggatttatcatccaagagttttatttgagggttgccacccaatatggattcatcatccaagaaaatgatttgagggttgccacccaacaaTAATTAATTGACAGGATCCATATACCTGTGAAAATGTCTCCTCTTGTATTTGtgctcctgcaattttccttctgcaacagttttcttcttctgtcgtgTTCTCCTCCCTCCCtgtcctcctttttttctctttagtgCAGAATATTTATACTGAAAACTGAATAATCAGCTCCCCCAAAAATAGGAGCCATTAAACTCTCTTAAACGTTTTCATTGGTTTAGacccccacctttttccaaactcccccccctcccccccccaCCTATCCAATCCCACGTTCcaatattttatgatttttgtgattttttttattccaacaaTCCAATtgatattggattggatgatcAGTTTTCataatgaaaaaatttaataatgaaataattaTCGTCAAGTTTAATATAATCAAACATTTTAATAGACGTAAATGtcaaaaataaatgaaatgctagagaaaattattttgattttataatatattaaacattACTCCATCAAATTACTTTACATGTTTATAACTTTCTTAATGAAAATTACCTAATGAGTAAAATAAGCATGAAACTAActatattggattggattggatttgatttgatttgatttgattctcACAAGCAAATCCAACATCCGATCCAACCATGTCACTTTTGGAAATTAgggatccaatccaatccaatcctccaaattatagaaatttaataaaattgaattggattgaattggatCAGTCGGTTTGGGCAGATTGAATTGGATCTTACACACCCCTAGTCAtgattaatataaaattgtcATGAATCATTATGATATTATAATATGAGTGTCGCATATATGACTTTTCAACTGTTGATGCAAGTGTAACTCACATATATTATGATATGAGTGTTTGAGTTGAAATATTGATAATCACTCACGTGACCTTCAGATGTTGATGCGAGTGGAGCTTACAATACATCAACCATTTAAAGTCATCCATCCGAGTGTGATGATTTCCCTGGCATAAAACTTATGCCCCAAAAATTGATAGATCAATCACACCACattttgataatttattaaaatgaaacccaaaaatagtAACACTTGGACAATTTAGTTGGGGACATTTCAATATAAAAGATGATATTTAGTAGCTTCCAAAGAACATGCCTGATGTCATTCTCAAGTGATGTTGATGTTCTCTATAAAGAAACCTGCTCGTACAGAATATTGTTTGGGCTATGGCACAAAGCTGTGACAGAATAACTGGTGATTGATAAAGTTAATTCAATGGTTCATTGATCAATTtgagaaaattggaaaatttcgAACTTGTTACAAGTCAGGCtgatcaattttaaaaaaatggattACATGTGTCAAACGCCATTTTCAGTTGAGCACGCCAACCATCAATTCTGGTAGCTAGCTATCATGCAACCTCATCTGCTATCAATGGAGGAACAAATCTGCAATTCTGCAGTGTCTGCTCAAAAATATGAGCCACTTTGAGCAATTTGCCCTGCAAAATCAGTGGAAAAATCTTAAATCAACTACCAGCTACTCAACTCTGCAATCCCGTActtttcatttaattcagTCACTTCCCAATAagtgtttaatttaatatgttaATGTACCAAGTTTTCGCTCATGTTCTCCATATAAATACCAGAAAAACAAGGTCAGGGTGAATGCTAGCCCAACGTAAATTAACATTTTGCTATGTAGAAGGTGACAAGGCAATACCTCGTCAAATGCTGCACCAATCATTTGAAGACCAACAGGAAGGCCTGCAGGCCCCCCTTCAACAAATCCACATGGCAAAACCATGGCAGGTAGACCTGCCAAGTTAACATTGACCTGCATACAGATTAAGTAGAAACAGATCAGCGTCATTTAGTCATCTTACTAGTGGAAACTACATCACATGACAGGCAATAAAAGTTTCAAAGGAGAACAAGCACATATGATACATAGAGCATCATAAACAAGAGTCAACATGTGTGTCACTGGATTCCCCAAAATAAGATTGTGTACCATTTTAAACTTCTTACCACAATAGCATCATTCCGGAAACAACAGTGTGAATGTTAACTATGTACTCTTCTTGAATGACTGTTAAAATTGAGATCACAAATATAGAGCTGGGTGAAGGTGTATCATTCAAAAAACGCGAGTATTCACTGCAAttaaatacatatgtatacaTATTATATACTAGCCAGACATTGTTGACACTAGCAGCCAAAGTAATTAAACTGATGAAAAGAATTAAAGGAGGCTTAAATACGCCCACAAAAAAATTGCTCAGAAACAGGAAAAACAATTGTCCTGCAGATTACAGCATGGTAGATATGCAAGCACCAGTCCTAACATTATATTGATGAACAAGGAAGTTGATCTTCTTTCAGAAAGGGCTTAGATGACATGAGTTTAGCTGAGTATTGATAAGCAAGAATATGCTTTTTTGTGTACATGTCCAATATTGTGACTCAATTATCATAAAAGTCCCACTACAAACATACACACACCCAACACATGCATATAATAAACAGAATTTTAAGGAGTTGGGGTACTCAGAAAAAGTGCTTACAGTCATTATGTCACCCGCATACATTGCTAACggatcatttttcttttcacctGGAAAGATAAAAGTAAATGGGTGATTTACTAAAACCACgtcatttaaaacaaaatgaaaagcaTACACATTTTGGAAAATAGCATACCAATTTTATAAGCAGCAGATGGAGCAGCAGGTGAAATTAGGATGTCATGTTCATCCAGTGCTGTCTTGAAGCTTTTCTGAATTACAGTCCTCACCTAAAACACTATAACAATCATTAATTCCTTCTTGAACACCATAAATCCGTAGGAGTAAGAAGAACATAACCAAGCATAAGATTCTACAGAGAGGCTGCATGGTatgcaaatataaattacataAACTACTGCAGCACTGATAAACATAAACTACTACAGCACTGATAAACAACCCCAAAAAACCATTCATGAGGATTGAGAATACAAGATTGTTGTTAGGTGAAACCTCAGATAAATGATTTCTCATGAGGTCTTTTTAGCTTTTATGAATGTCAAGGGTTTTGGTTTCTTCAATATTATAATGTCAGAATGCAAACAGTAATGGGATTAACTCCTCCCACCAAAAATCCattattaaatttaacacaacaatgtatttttaaaatgaaaatattaagcATGAACGTCATGGTACCTGCTGGGCGCGCTTATAATATGCATCATAATAACCAGCTGAAAGGGCATATGTTCCTGTTAGAATTCTCCTTTTGACctgcaaaaaaacaaaaatgggtATAAGTCTGCTTTCAAAAAGACAACAAGAAAAAACTAGGCAAAGAGCAGTGCAACAATGTTTCCATCAATAGAAACTTCAAACCTGACAGGATATACAGCAAAACAGTGTTAACTAGCCACCTAAACATAGTGTACCTCAGAACCAAAACCCTTGGCTCGGGAATCCATGTATTGTGAGTTCAGCTCATCAGCAGCAACTCGGTTTCCATACCTggaaattgattaaaaaataataacgaATATGAGCATATTTATTATTCTAATATACCATGCAGAGAGGGATTTTAAGAATAAGTTTAAcaacttctctttttcttccagTCACAGTGGAAATCTAAACAAGCTTCTACTTACttactctctcttctcccatTAAAATACACAAATGAAAACCTTTCAGAGatgaaaattaatatattagaAGAATTACCTAACACCATCATAACGTGATAAGTTCGAAGATGACTCGGATGAAGCAAGAATGTAATAGGCTGGCAACCCAAGTGAGAAAGATGGTAATGAGACCTGCAATTTAATGTTTCAAGTATATTAAACCAAGACACAAGAAGGGGTACAAATGACATTTTGGGGAAGAAACAGAGAAGTTGAGCagttccaaaaaaaaaaagagaagaaggtAGACCTCTGTTACGCAGCATCCTAATTCTTCAAGGTGCAAAGCAGCAGTACGGACTGCCGAAGTTACTCCAGTATCAACACCATCATCGAGAGTTTCACGGATCAGACCAATCCTCAATCCTTTTAGAGGTTTAGATTCTAGCAAATTCATGGAAACAAACTGAGCTGAAAAGTCGGGAACCTCCTGAAAGAGAAATTCAAATGCATTTACATCAACCAACCAATTCCTGATATTAGTCTTTAGTCTATATATTCAAAGTACAaagaccaaatttttttgttgaataaacATTTCAGAGCTCAAATTCAGGATGCATAATGACAAGATAAGTTGGCTTATCCTGCTAAAATTACGCATGGTGAATCTTCAAAAGATAGCGACCAAAGTGCAGTTAGAGCCCTCATTAGAGGTTTCGAAGATCGACATGAGACAGAATTTGATACTTCTTCCACCACCCGTATGCTAAAATTACTTATTTTACTAAAAAGAatgttcaaaatatattttcccAGAGGATTTCCATGTGGTAATGAAATTTGTAGGGGAATTACTTGGTTGATATGGAATCAAATCATGATTTGTGCCAATCAAAGTTTGCAAAATATTTGACAACATATGCATGGGTACAATACAAAAAATATCAGACACAAAATTTACTTACACGCTTGCTACTGGTGGCATCAAGTCTATCATGGCCGGAAATTGCATGCAGAAGAATCCCAGCATCAGCAACAGACGTACCAAAGCAGCCAATGACATCAAGCGATGATGCATATGCCATAAGTCCAAATCTTGAGACACGCCCATACGTGGGCTTCAACCCAACAACACCACAAAACGATGCTGGCTGCCTCACACTTCCACCAGTATCACTTCCCAGTGACACCATACACTGCCTGGCAGACACAGCTGCAGCCGAGCCTCCCGATGACCCTCCAGGCACCCGAGAAATGTCCCATGGGTTTGCAGTCACCTAATGAATGAACAGATGCACCACCTGAGTAAACCAACCCCAGTTACCAGTGGGAAACATAAAGAAACGAACTTCCAAAACCCCACTCTCTTGGACTTCTACTAATACTAACAACCAACGGCTTTACTACCCACAATAAAAGGGGTAACTCACATTCTAAAAGTTCCATAAAAGACTAAAATTAACTTCTTTATTCAACTAAACTTTCATTTCCATGAAGTTGTAATATAAAGTTCTAATCTGTTAAAGCATTTCCTCCAAgatgaataacaaaaatgaaaatttcacAGAACACACAAATTATACagataaaagaaaggaaaccCAGAAGAGAAAAACCTGATAGGCAGAGGCTTCAGTGGTGCTGCCCATGCCAAACTCATCCAAATTGGTCTTACCCACCACAATCCCACCTAGCTCCTTAATCTTCCTGACGGCAGTAGCATCATACGGCGGCGTATAGCCTTCCAGAACACGAGACCCAGCCGTGGAGGGCATTTCAGCCGTACAGATATTGTCCTTGATGGCAACAAGTACCCCAGCCAAGGGACCCAACTCCTCATTCCTCTGAATCTTATCGTCAAGCTCACGGGCTTGGGCCAGGACCGAGTCTGACACGTGGAGAAAGGAGCGCAGATGGGGCTCAGTGAGTCGGAGGCGAGTGAGAAAGGACTCGGCGAGTTGGGTGGCGGTGAGGTGGCGGGAGAGAAGGGAGTGGCGGGTGGAGAGGATTTGGGAGTGTGATGGTGGGTTTGGGGATTGGGATTGGTCTGTGATGGTGGAGTGGGTGACGGGCTGTGAGGATAAGGAAGAGAGGGGTTTAAGGGAGGTGTAGCGGAGGAGGAGGGTGGGGTTAGAGCGGAAGTGGGAGAGTGAGCGTGGAGGTTGGAGTGTTGATATCATAGTTTATTTGACTTGCTTTCTCTGCAACTGGGACTTGTAAGATGAATTGTGTGAATCTCGGCTACAAGAGAAATGGTGACTGATGTGAGGAAGAGAAATATGCTCGACTGTGACGTTTTGAAGATTTTGAAGATTGGCTGAAAACGGTGACTGAACAATGTTAACCGTTTTATCCGTCAGGAGTTGCTCCTAGTCCGTTTTGTTTGGGCCTCTGGGCCCTGTGTttaccacacacaaaaatgaCGGCTATAAGGCCGGAGCAATAATTCTACAGTGAGAGCCTTTTATATGGTATATATATGACCTTATCTTTACCGTTTTAGTTAACCTAATTCAATGATTAAGAGGTAACTGTTCTTAACCGGTTAAGATACAAAGTCACTTACACCCAACCACTAGAGCTACAAGCCCTTGTGTACATACTGAGTTAGATtgccaaaaattataaattcaaTTTCTATCCCATTTTAAAAGGGTTGGATAAAATCATAGGATTATGGGTGGTGCACTACTCAATTTCTTTTGTAGTactgtaattttattttttttccggATTTTGTAGTACTGTAATTCAACAGCTtcaataataacaataataaaacaaatattttgtttttcttgatcaCGTCAAATGGGATGAATTTTCCTCACACGAGGCAATGGCAGAGGGCAAATACATTACATGTAGTGATACACAAGAGGTATACAAAACTAAAATCACCATGATTTTACAGTTTATTTTCTCCTAGGCTTCTATAGAAATATTGCCAATTGCTCAGTCACGTGAAATATACAAAGAACATTCCCAGCGTCCACTTATATTACACAAAgatattatttatgtttatggTGACTGGTGAAGGTTTACAAGTACCCCGCTAAATCTTCTTGGTTCTCCATGTCCCAGACAACAATTTTTCCATCCAATCCTGTAATGTCAAGGTGTTAGAGCTAACCAAAGTAGATACAGTGGAAACAGGAAAGGATTCTACGATAAGCGATTGAAAACTAAATTTAACATTGACTTGCTAACCCGATGTGCTGAAGCGCTTCACTTTAGAACTCCCTGGATCTCCAAGCGGCACAATACAACTACAGTTAACAGGGAGGATTgttatgtaaaaatatataaaacataTAGAGGTAGCCCCAAATCCAGTCATCCACCCAATTCATCAGTCAGACCTCCCGCCTGACAACTAGGGTGGAGATGTACTGTTTGAAATGGAACGGGGGCTACTACACAGGGAATATctaaagagaaggaaaagtgAAGTACTTAATGCAGTTCTCATGGACCCCTCCTCGTGATCTTGAATGCTCATTTGTATCATTGTTGAATCCCTGTTTTGGTTGGCCATATAGCTTTCCAAATGCTTCAGAAAACTGTAAGGAAAAATCTGGTTTGAGAAATAGGAAAAGGGATAGCATAATGTGATGAGTGATTTTTGCTCCACATCATGACAGGGAAAAACCGCAAATCCAGTTTACACTAACAATGAACTCGAAATGTTCACTAAATTCCTGTTATGCTCTCAGAGATTAAGACTGCTTGCTTAGTTCACTATCTCCAACATACAGCACACAGGCTTTACTAAATAATGAAGACAAACTCACTAGGCCAACAATAAAATTGTGGTGTAGATGAGAACTAACAGTTGAAACTGTTGTCCCACTGCATATGCAGCTGAGTTATGGTCAGAATTATCAGCAGGGCCTTTACAAAACATTCAAGCAATTTCACATTTTAAAACTCAGAATAATAGCATCTTTTAACATTCTTTGctgtttttcttctccttcaagaCATGGAGGAACTCTTAAACACAAGATCAATTTCCACCCTATTCAACATGTTTACAACCACAGTATAACATCCCCTGGCAAGttgattatatttatttacaataGGCACGCATTTAATGCACTACGATAGAGGAATGTGAAAACcatgtaatttttttccccccccccccccccgcCAAAAaaacccctctctctctctctcactctctctcataacatataaacaacCAGGTATTTACCTGTGAACCATATTTTGGACCTGAAGATGTTGTCTTTCTTTCCCCCAGAAATTTGATAAAACTCCTGCAGAGAAAAGAACAAAGCTATTATTTTGCTATCCTCCTCCAAAGAACAAAGCCATCAGCAAAAGGCATTTACCATATTCCTCTTTCATCTGCTGCAAAAACCATTGGGTTGCCATCAAATCCCACACCTATAACTAATCTTTCAGAAAGAAATAAGACCTGAAAAAGTGCCACATATGGATTGACGATacccaaatataaataaattagttcATTACATGTGGAGTAGATATTTAGACTCTCAAAAAGTTAACATGAGTTGATGCTGACCCACATCACGGAGAGGCAAATCACGGAATGCAACATTTTGAGCCAAAGGAGAAGGTCCCACATCATCAACAAAGTAAATCATAGAATTATGGCCTGCATAATGCCACAACCCGGAAACCAATTAGTGGGAAATGAATGATAATACCTAAACCAGCTGCTAACTTGACAATTTGAAACACTGCCTACCAAGCTATCAACATACGCTATGCCAAAAGCTTTTTATCTTTGTAAAGAACATGCAGAAAGGAGATATGTCTGACCTACATATGCTAAGGTATTGCCACTTGGTGACCACCTTACACCAAATGACCAAGTAAAGGAGAGATCAAGTTGAAGAATTTGCTGTTTCACCAGAAAGAAAACAACGTTAGCTTCTACAAAAGGGCAAGACAAAAAGCAAAATGCATGAATGGGGGTGGCTAGAAAACAATATGATACCACTAAGCAATGTCTCCAAACCAGGGTCACCAATTATGGGCTTTAAGACAAAAATGATactaaattttgaaaatctaatttttctttaattttagaAAACCAAGCAGGTTGGAGTCTTGAAACTTACTGTTTAGAATTTAGAATTAGCacataattattatttaactTTCTTGCACTGATTCAATACCTATCATCTTAACAATGAGCTACAttgtttattcttcttttgtaGAAACAACGAGCTAGAGTTTAACATATTTCATAACTTTTAGAACATTGTGACAATGCTCATAAtgggaaattaaattaaaggtaAGCTAAGAAAACATATTTACTTATGAGTATTTCATAAATCAGAGGCTAGGTTTTAATATTGGATTTACAACATTACATTGTGCTACAGGTAACTACTACTAACAACTCTATATGATTAAATGCGTAATCAAATCAAGCAG includes the following:
- the LOC117623412 gene encoding glutamyl-tRNA(Gln) amidotransferase subunit A, chloroplastic/mitochondrial-like isoform X1, which produces MISTLQPPRSLSHFRSNPTLLLRYTSLKPLSSLSSQPVTHSTITDQSQSPNPPSHSQILSTRHSLLSRHLTATQLAESFLTRLRLTEPHLRSFLHVSDSVLAQARELDDKIQRNEELGPLAGVLVAIKDNICTAEMPSTAGSRVLEGYTPPYDATAVRKIKELGGIVVGKTNLDEFGMGSTTEASAYQVTANPWDISRVPGGSSGGSAAAVSARQCMVSLGSDTGGSVRQPASFCGVVGLKPTYGRVSRFGLMAYASSLDVIGCFGTSVADAGILLHAISGHDRLDATSSKREVPDFSAQFVSMNLLESKPLKGLRIGLIRETLDDGVDTGVTSAVRTAALHLEELGCCVTEVSLPSFSLGLPAYYILASSESSSNLSRYDGVRYGNRVAADELNSQYMDSRAKGFGSEVKRRILTGTYALSAGYYDAYYKRAQQVRTVIQKSFKTALDEHDILISPAAPSAAYKIGEKKNDPLAMYAGDIMTVNVNLAGLPAMVLPCGFVEGGPAGLPVGLQMIGAAFDEGKLLKVAHIFEQTLQNCRFVPPLIADEVA
- the LOC117623412 gene encoding glutamyl-tRNA(Gln) amidotransferase subunit A, chloroplastic/mitochondrial-like isoform X2, producing the protein MISTLQPPRSLSHFRSNPTLLLRYTSLKPLSSLSSQPVTHSTITDQSQSPNPPSHSQILSTRHSLLSRHLTATQLAESFLTRLRLTEPHLRSFLHVSDSVLAQARELDDKIQRNEELGPLAGVLVAIKDNICTAEMPSTAGSRVLEGYTPPYDATAVRKIKELGGIVVGKTNLDEFGMGSTTEASAYQVTANPWDISRVPGGSSGGSAAAVSARQCMVSLGSDTGGSVRQPASFCGVVGLKPTYGRVSRFGLMAYASSLDVIGCFGTSVADAGILLHAISGHDRLDATSSKREVPDFSAQFVSMNLLESKPLKGLRIGLIRETLDDGVDTGVTSAVRTAALHLEELGCCVTEVSLPSFSLGLPAYYILASSESSSNLSRYDGVRYGNRVAADELNSQYMDSRAKGFGSEVKRRILTGTYALSAGYYDAYYKRAQQVRTVIQKSFKTALDEHDILISPAAPSAAYKIGEKKNDPLAMYAGDIMT